One Hemibagrus wyckioides isolate EC202008001 linkage group LG07, SWU_Hwy_1.0, whole genome shotgun sequence DNA segment encodes these proteins:
- the cd99l2 gene encoding CD99 antigen-like protein 2 isoform X2, giving the protein MRGISVWAFLALFSLLALGGLAFDDLKLSDALGDDEPPTTTPKPKENEHGGLIPDKPTPKPPVKPKEPVKPKEPVKPKEPVKTTTKPKHEEPLPDFFEPTVRPALLPRTSARPLRPSSPPRKAGLPGFELSDALPDNDNDKKQNGKDLTDEDLFNVNEDGGYQPDKGKGGKKGSGGSGGSGGSGGLVDPGEDEDYDSMPETGTIAGIVSAVAMALVGAISSYISYQKKKLCFSIQQSLNADMVKAENPEAVVAQEPQVQQTLLQPPNAEPPTEDNAV; this is encoded by the exons ATGCGGGGGATTTCGGTGTGGGCTTTTCTGGCCCTTTTTTCGCTCTTAGCACTGGGAG GTCTGGCATTTGATGATTTGAAGCTATCCGATGCTTTAGGTGATGATGAGCCACCTACTA CTACTCCTAAGCCCAAGGAAAATGAACATGGAG GACTTATCCCTGATAAACCTACCCCAAAACCTCCTGTCAAGCCCAAAGAGCCTGTCAAGCCTAAAGAGCCTGTCAAGCCTAAAGAGCCTGTCAAGACCACAACCAAACCCAAACATG AGGAGCCCCTCCCTGATTTCTTTGAGCCAACCGTACGGCCTGCGTTGTTGCCCCGCACATCTGCCAGACCCCTTCGACCCTCTTCCCCGCCTCGCAAGGccg GTCTACCTGGTTTTGAACTTTCCGATGCTTTGCCTGACAAtgacaatgacaaaaaacaaaacg GAAAAGATCTTACCGATGAAGACCTGTTTAATGTGAATGAGGATGGCGGCTATCAGCCAGACAAAGGGAAAG gaggaaaaaaaggttCAGGAGGTTCTGGAGGTTCAGGAGGTTCTGGGGGGCTTGTGGACCCTGGTGAGGATGAGGATTATG ACAGCATGCCAGAGACTGGCACCATTGCTGGCATTGTGAGTGCTGTTGCCATGGCGCTGGTCGGTGCAATCAGCAGCTATATCTCCTACCAGAAGAAGAAGCTCTGCTTCAGCATACAGC AGAGTCTGAATGCAGATATGGTTAAAGCAGAGAATCCTGAGGCTGTCGTGGCTCAAGAGCCTCAAG TTCAACAGACTCTCCTCCAGCCTCCTAACGCTGAGCCACCCACAGAAGACAATGCGGTGTAA
- the cd99l2 gene encoding CD99 antigen-like protein 2 isoform X4 has product MRGISVWAFLALFSLLALGGLAFDDLKLSDALGDDEPPTTTPKPKENEHGGLIPDKPTPKPPVKPKEPVKPKEPVKPKEPVKTTTKPKHGLPGFELSDALPDNDNDKKQNGKDLTDEDLFNVNEDGGYQPDKGKGGKKGSGGSGGSGGSGGLVDPGEDEDYDSMPETGTIAGIVSAVAMALVGAISSYISYQKKKLCFSIQQSLNADMVKAENPEAVVAQEPQVQQTLLQPPNAEPPTEDNAV; this is encoded by the exons ATGCGGGGGATTTCGGTGTGGGCTTTTCTGGCCCTTTTTTCGCTCTTAGCACTGGGAG GTCTGGCATTTGATGATTTGAAGCTATCCGATGCTTTAGGTGATGATGAGCCACCTACTA CTACTCCTAAGCCCAAGGAAAATGAACATGGAG GACTTATCCCTGATAAACCTACCCCAAAACCTCCTGTCAAGCCCAAAGAGCCTGTCAAGCCTAAAGAGCCTGTCAAGCCTAAAGAGCCTGTCAAGACCACAACCAAACCCAAACATG GTCTACCTGGTTTTGAACTTTCCGATGCTTTGCCTGACAAtgacaatgacaaaaaacaaaacg GAAAAGATCTTACCGATGAAGACCTGTTTAATGTGAATGAGGATGGCGGCTATCAGCCAGACAAAGGGAAAG gaggaaaaaaaggttCAGGAGGTTCTGGAGGTTCAGGAGGTTCTGGGGGGCTTGTGGACCCTGGTGAGGATGAGGATTATG ACAGCATGCCAGAGACTGGCACCATTGCTGGCATTGTGAGTGCTGTTGCCATGGCGCTGGTCGGTGCAATCAGCAGCTATATCTCCTACCAGAAGAAGAAGCTCTGCTTCAGCATACAGC AGAGTCTGAATGCAGATATGGTTAAAGCAGAGAATCCTGAGGCTGTCGTGGCTCAAGAGCCTCAAG TTCAACAGACTCTCCTCCAGCCTCCTAACGCTGAGCCACCCACAGAAGACAATGCGGTGTAA
- the cd99l2 gene encoding CD99 antigen-like protein 2 isoform X3 — protein sequence MRGISVWAFLALFSLLALGGLAFDDLKLSDALGDDEPPTTTPKPKENEHGGLIPDKPTPKPPVKPKEPVKPKEPVKPKEPVKTTTKPKHGLPGFELSDALPDNDNDKKQNDKGFGGGDSRPGIAGGNSGKDLTDEDLFNVNEDGGYQPDKGKGGKKGSGGSGGSGGSGGLVDPGEDEDYDSMPETGTIAGIVSAVAMALVGAISSYISYQKKKLCFSIQQSLNADMVKAENPEAVVAQEPQVQQTLLQPPNAEPPTEDNAV from the exons ATGCGGGGGATTTCGGTGTGGGCTTTTCTGGCCCTTTTTTCGCTCTTAGCACTGGGAG GTCTGGCATTTGATGATTTGAAGCTATCCGATGCTTTAGGTGATGATGAGCCACCTACTA CTACTCCTAAGCCCAAGGAAAATGAACATGGAG GACTTATCCCTGATAAACCTACCCCAAAACCTCCTGTCAAGCCCAAAGAGCCTGTCAAGCCTAAAGAGCCTGTCAAGCCTAAAGAGCCTGTCAAGACCACAACCAAACCCAAACATG GTCTACCTGGTTTTGAACTTTCCGATGCTTTGCCTGACAAtgacaatgacaaaaaacaaaacg ATAAAGGCTTTGGAGGAGGTGACAGCAGGCCCGGTATCGCAGGTGGCAATAGTG GAAAAGATCTTACCGATGAAGACCTGTTTAATGTGAATGAGGATGGCGGCTATCAGCCAGACAAAGGGAAAG gaggaaaaaaaggttCAGGAGGTTCTGGAGGTTCAGGAGGTTCTGGGGGGCTTGTGGACCCTGGTGAGGATGAGGATTATG ACAGCATGCCAGAGACTGGCACCATTGCTGGCATTGTGAGTGCTGTTGCCATGGCGCTGGTCGGTGCAATCAGCAGCTATATCTCCTACCAGAAGAAGAAGCTCTGCTTCAGCATACAGC AGAGTCTGAATGCAGATATGGTTAAAGCAGAGAATCCTGAGGCTGTCGTGGCTCAAGAGCCTCAAG TTCAACAGACTCTCCTCCAGCCTCCTAACGCTGAGCCACCCACAGAAGACAATGCGGTGTAA
- the cd99l2 gene encoding CD99 antigen-like protein 2 isoform X1, whose translation MRGISVWAFLALFSLLALGGLAFDDLKLSDALGDDEPPTTTPKPKENEHGGLIPDKPTPKPPVKPKEPVKPKEPVKPKEPVKTTTKPKHEEPLPDFFEPTVRPALLPRTSARPLRPSSPPRKAGLPGFELSDALPDNDNDKKQNDKGFGGGDSRPGIAGGNSGKDLTDEDLFNVNEDGGYQPDKGKGGKKGSGGSGGSGGSGGLVDPGEDEDYDSMPETGTIAGIVSAVAMALVGAISSYISYQKKKLCFSIQQSLNADMVKAENPEAVVAQEPQVQQTLLQPPNAEPPTEDNAV comes from the exons ATGCGGGGGATTTCGGTGTGGGCTTTTCTGGCCCTTTTTTCGCTCTTAGCACTGGGAG GTCTGGCATTTGATGATTTGAAGCTATCCGATGCTTTAGGTGATGATGAGCCACCTACTA CTACTCCTAAGCCCAAGGAAAATGAACATGGAG GACTTATCCCTGATAAACCTACCCCAAAACCTCCTGTCAAGCCCAAAGAGCCTGTCAAGCCTAAAGAGCCTGTCAAGCCTAAAGAGCCTGTCAAGACCACAACCAAACCCAAACATG AGGAGCCCCTCCCTGATTTCTTTGAGCCAACCGTACGGCCTGCGTTGTTGCCCCGCACATCTGCCAGACCCCTTCGACCCTCTTCCCCGCCTCGCAAGGccg GTCTACCTGGTTTTGAACTTTCCGATGCTTTGCCTGACAAtgacaatgacaaaaaacaaaacg ATAAAGGCTTTGGAGGAGGTGACAGCAGGCCCGGTATCGCAGGTGGCAATAGTG GAAAAGATCTTACCGATGAAGACCTGTTTAATGTGAATGAGGATGGCGGCTATCAGCCAGACAAAGGGAAAG gaggaaaaaaaggttCAGGAGGTTCTGGAGGTTCAGGAGGTTCTGGGGGGCTTGTGGACCCTGGTGAGGATGAGGATTATG ACAGCATGCCAGAGACTGGCACCATTGCTGGCATTGTGAGTGCTGTTGCCATGGCGCTGGTCGGTGCAATCAGCAGCTATATCTCCTACCAGAAGAAGAAGCTCTGCTTCAGCATACAGC AGAGTCTGAATGCAGATATGGTTAAAGCAGAGAATCCTGAGGCTGTCGTGGCTCAAGAGCCTCAAG TTCAACAGACTCTCCTCCAGCCTCCTAACGCTGAGCCACCCACAGAAGACAATGCGGTGTAA